One genomic segment of [Phormidium] sp. ETS-05 includes these proteins:
- a CDS encoding type II toxin-antitoxin system VapC family toxin codes for MYGRNHPALIARLLQAQIILTTTAINVEEQLRGRLAQVAQAKDGLTLSLAYQRLIETVMLLSEFKILLYDQKSEEIYQNLKSQRLRVGTQDLRIGAIAIAHNAILLTRNLQDFEKIPRLVIENWSLEITL; via the coding sequence TTGTATGGGCGCAATCATCCGGCTCTGATAGCACGTCTTTTGCAGGCTCAAATTATACTCACAACAACGGCGATCAACGTTGAAGAACAATTAAGGGGGCGTTTGGCACAAGTTGCTCAAGCAAAGGATGGGTTAACTCTATCTCTGGCCTATCAAAGACTAATCGAAACTGTTATGCTTTTATCAGAATTTAAAATTCTTCTTTACGATCAAAAATCAGAAGAAATTTACCAAAATCTTAAATCTCAGCGTCTTCGTGTTGGTACTCAGGATTTACGAATAGGAGCGATCGCTATAGCTCATAATGCTATTTTACTGACGAGAAATTTACAAGATTTTGAGAAAATTCCTAGATTGGTTATTGAAAATTGGTCACTTGAAATCACCCTATAG